From Haliaeetus albicilla chromosome 31, bHalAlb1.1, whole genome shotgun sequence, one genomic window encodes:
- the LOC138683175 gene encoding olfactory receptor 14A16-like isoform X2, with amino-acid sequence MSNSSSITQFLLLAFANTRELQLLHFWLFLGIYLAALLGNGLIITTIACDHHLHRPMYFFLLNLSVLDLGSISTTVPKSIANSLWDTGAISYPACATQAFLLVFLMSAECFLLTVMAYDRYVAICKPLHYGTLLGSRACVHMAAAAWGSGFLNAVLHTANTFSLPLCQGNAVDQFFCEIPQILKLSCSDAYLREVGVLVVSVCLGFGCFVFIVLSYGQIFRAVLRIPSEQGRHKAFSTCLPHLAVVSLFISTAIFAYLKPPSISSPRQDLVVAVLYSVVPPALNPLIYSMRNHEIKDLNGALRKVISWAFFNTGKLPVFFHK; translated from the exons atgtccaacagcagctccatcacccagttcctcctcctggcatttgccaACAcacgggagctgcagctcttgcacttctggctcttcctgggcatctacctggctgccctcctgggaaaTGGCCTCATCATCACCACCATAGCCTgtgaccaccacctccacagacccatgtacttcttcctcctcaacctctctGTTCTTGACCttggctccatctccaccactgtccccaaatCCATTGCCAATTCCCTCTGGGACACCGGGGCCATCTCCTACCCAGCATGTGCTACCCAGGCATTTCTGTTAGTCTTTTTGATGTCAGCAGAGTGTTTTCTTCTGactgtcatggcctatgaccgctacgttgccatctgcaaacccctgcactacgggaccctcctgggcagcagagcttgtgtccacatggcagcagctgcctggggcagtgggttcctcaatgctgtgctgcacactgccaatacattttcactacccctctgccaaggcaatgctgtggaccagttcttctgtgaaatcccccagatcctcaagctctcctgctcagatgcctacctcagggaagttggggTACTTGTGGTTAGTGTCTGTTTAGGCTttggctgttttgttttcattgtgctgtcctatgggcagatcttcagggctgtgctgaggatcccctctgaaCAGGGAcggcacaaagccttttccacgtgCCTCCCTCACTTGGCCGTGGTCTCCCTGTTTATCAGCACTGCCATatttgcctacctgaagcccccctccatctcctccccacgCCAGGACCTGGTGGTGGCAGTGCTCtactcagtggtgcctccagcactgaaccccctcatctacagcatgagaaacCATGAGATCAAGGAT CTCAATGGTGCCCTGAGGAAAGTGATTTCATGGGCATTTTTCAATACCGGTAAACTTCCAGTCTTTTTCCACAAGTGA
- the LOC138683175 gene encoding olfactory receptor 14A16-like isoform X1 translates to MSNSSSITQFLLLAFANTRELQLLHFWLFLGIYLAALLGNGLIITTIACDHHLHRPMYFFLLNLSVLDLGSISTTVPKSIANSLWDTGAISYPACATQAFLLVFLMSAECFLLTVMAYDRYVAICKPLHYGTLLGSRACVHMAAAAWGSGFLNAVLHTANTFSLPLCQGNAVDQFFCEIPQILKLSCSDAYLREVGVLVVSVCLGFGCFVFIVLSYGQIFRAVLRIPSEQGRHKAFSTCLPHLAVVSLFISTAIFAYLKPPSISSPRQDLVVAVLYSVVPPALNPLIYSMRNHEIKDALIKLMTGCFSEAINCLLSSA, encoded by the coding sequence atgtccaacagcagctccatcacccagttcctcctcctggcatttgccaACAcacgggagctgcagctcttgcacttctggctcttcctgggcatctacctggctgccctcctgggaaaTGGCCTCATCATCACCACCATAGCCTgtgaccaccacctccacagacccatgtacttcttcctcctcaacctctctGTTCTTGACCttggctccatctccaccactgtccccaaatCCATTGCCAATTCCCTCTGGGACACCGGGGCCATCTCCTACCCAGCATGTGCTACCCAGGCATTTCTGTTAGTCTTTTTGATGTCAGCAGAGTGTTTTCTTCTGactgtcatggcctatgaccgctacgttgccatctgcaaacccctgcactacgggaccctcctgggcagcagagcttgtgtccacatggcagcagctgcctggggcagtgggttcctcaatgctgtgctgcacactgccaatacattttcactacccctctgccaaggcaatgctgtggaccagttcttctgtgaaatcccccagatcctcaagctctcctgctcagatgcctacctcagggaagttggggTACTTGTGGTTAGTGTCTGTTTAGGCTttggctgttttgttttcattgtgctgtcctatgggcagatcttcagggctgtgctgaggatcccctctgaaCAGGGAcggcacaaagccttttccacgtgCCTCCCTCACTTGGCCGTGGTCTCCCTGTTTATCAGCACTGCCATatttgcctacctgaagcccccctccatctcctccccacgCCAGGACCTGGTGGTGGCAGTGCTCtactcagtggtgcctccagcactgaaccccctcatctacagcatgagaaacCATGAGATCAAGGATGCCCTGATAAAACTAATGACTGgatgcttttcagaagcaataaaCTGCCTCTTGTCTTCTGCATAG
- the LOC138683171 gene encoding olfactory receptor 14A16-like, with protein MSNSSSMTEFLLLAFADMRELQLLHFWLFLGIYLAALLGNGLVITAIACDHHLHTPMYFFLLNLSLLDLGSISTTVPKSIANSLWDTRAISFLGCAAQVFFVLFLFGAEYSLLTVMAYDRYVAICKPLHYGTLLGSRACVHMAAAAWGSGFLNAVLHTASTFSLPLCQGNAVDQFFCEIPQILKLTCSHSYLREARLLLVSACLAFGCFVFIVLSYMQIFRAVLKFPSKQGRHKAFSTCLPHLAVVSLFISTGIFAYLKPPSISSPSLDLVVAVLYSVVPPAVNPLIYSMRNQELKDGIRKVISGMFLNSDKLSVSLHK; from the coding sequence atgtccAACAGCAGTTCCATGActgagttcctcctcctggcatttgcagacatgcgggagctgcagctcttgcacttctggctcttcctgggcatctacctggctgccctcctgggaaaTGGCCTCGTCATCACTGCCATAGCCTGcgaccaccacctccacacacccatgtacttcttcctcctcaacctctccctccttgaccttggctccatctccaccactgtccccaaatCCATTGCCAATTCCCTCTGGGACACCAGGGCCATTTCCTTCTTGGGATGTGCTGCCCAGGTCTTCTTTGTATTATTCTTGTTTGGTGCAGAGTACTCTCTcctcactgtcatggcctatgaccgctacgttgccatctgcaaacccctgcactacgggaccctcctgggcagcagagcttgtgtccacatggcagcagctgcctggggcagtgggttcctcaatgctgtgctgcacactgccagtacattttcactacccctctgccaaggcaatgctgtggaccagttcttctgtgaaatcccccagatcctcaagctcaCCTGCTCACACTCCTACCTGAGGGAAGCCAGGCTTCTTTTGGTTAGTGCCTGTTTAGcatttgggtgttttgttttcattgtgctgtcctataTGCAGATTTTCAGGGCCGTGTTGAAGTTCCCCTCTAAGCAGGGACgtcacaaagccttttccacgtgCCTCCCTCACTTGGCCGTGGTCTCCCTGTTTATCAGCACTGGCATatttgcctacctgaagcccccttccatctcttccccatccctggacctggtggtggcagttctgtactcagtggtgcctccagcagtgaaccccctcatctacagcatgaggaaccaGGAGCTCAAGGATGGCATTAGGAAAGTGATTTCAGGGATGTTTCTCAATAGTGATAAACTTTCTGTGTCTCTCCACAAATGA